A part of Streptomyces sp. DSM 40750 genomic DNA contains:
- a CDS encoding siderophore-interacting protein, with the protein MGQGHGWEGAVLKLLRAKDFVFTVTGAEQVTEHYRRLHLTDGGMLAVTGFHPTMWVRLWFEAAGKPHQRAYTLVDPDPTAGTFSLEFALHDGHASDWARAAKPGDTIEATVHGTAFTAPDPTPTHILAIGDPASLPAINSLLNAHPSAPATIWFETPEERGTAGTETETETGAGTEAEVKAKTEGEAEAEAAVEPSAEAEPKAQAPSQAQPHTLDQALDQAAGTDGLPLHLDPTRHDFRPVPRQDAGARLLTQVKTDAPALLKDTPNPYVWIACDTATTRSLSAYFRKDLALPKQRMHALGYWRP; encoded by the coding sequence ATGGGGCAGGGGCACGGCTGGGAGGGAGCGGTCCTCAAACTGCTCCGCGCGAAGGACTTCGTCTTCACGGTGACGGGTGCTGAACAAGTCACCGAGCACTACCGCCGGCTCCACCTCACCGACGGCGGCATGCTCGCGGTGACAGGGTTCCACCCGACGATGTGGGTACGCCTCTGGTTCGAGGCGGCAGGCAAGCCGCACCAGCGCGCATACACCCTGGTCGACCCCGACCCGACCGCCGGCACCTTCAGCCTGGAGTTCGCCCTCCACGACGGCCACGCCAGCGACTGGGCCCGCGCCGCGAAGCCCGGCGACACGATCGAGGCCACGGTCCACGGCACCGCCTTCACCGCCCCCGACCCGACCCCGACCCACATCCTCGCCATCGGCGACCCGGCCTCCCTCCCCGCCATCAACTCCCTCCTGAACGCGCACCCATCGGCTCCGGCGACGATCTGGTTCGAGACGCCGGAGGAGAGGGGAACGGCGGGAACGGAAACGGAAACGGAAACGGGCGCAGGGACAGAGGCAGAGGTAAAGGCAAAGACAGAGGGGGAAGCGGAGGCCGAGGCGGCCGTGGAGCCGTCGGCGGAAGCCGAGCCCAAGGCCCAGGCTCCCTCCCAAGCCCAGCCCCATACGCTGGACCAGGCGCTGGACCAGGCCGCCGGGACGGACGGTCTCCCCCTCCACCTCGACCCCACCCGCCACGACTTCCGGCCGGTCCCCCGCCAGGACGCCGGCGCCCGCCTCCTCACCCAGGTGAAGACCGACGCCCCCGCCCTCCTGAAAGACACCCCCAACCCCTACGTCTGGATCGCCTGCGACACCGCGACGACACGATCCCTGTCGGCGTACTTCCGCAAGGACCTCGCCCTGCCGAAGCAGCGAATGCACGCGCTGGGCTATTGGCGGCCGTAG